A part of Solicola gregarius genomic DNA contains:
- a CDS encoding anthrone oxygenase family protein yields the protein MPNSQVARVAQRVSLVFAGLFAGFLVAVLVLELSLRDLDGQAYTEVRLAELDSLDRLATGTLLPALLATALLAVFAYKADRRRPLLALTALALLVAVLALTLVVNLPINTDQLDWNVQSPPTDWMSVRDRWQLAHALRTGAAVAAFGVLIAAATRTPPGRPVASAG from the coding sequence ATGCCGAACAGTCAGGTCGCCAGGGTCGCGCAGCGGGTGAGTCTGGTCTTCGCTGGCCTCTTCGCCGGCTTCCTCGTCGCGGTCCTCGTCCTCGAACTGTCATTGCGCGACCTCGACGGTCAGGCGTACACCGAGGTCCGGCTTGCCGAGCTCGACTCGCTGGACCGGCTAGCCACGGGCACGCTGCTGCCGGCGCTGCTTGCCACTGCGCTGCTCGCCGTCTTCGCCTACAAAGCCGACCGGCGTCGCCCGCTGCTCGCGCTGACGGCGCTCGCATTACTGGTCGCCGTCCTCGCCTTGACCCTCGTCGTCAACCTGCCGATCAACACCGATCAGCTCGACTGGAACGTGCAGTCGCCGCCGACGGACTGGATGAGCGTGCGCGACCGCTGGCAGCTCGCCCATGCGCTCCGTACAGGCGCGGCCGTGGCGGCTTTCGGAGTCCTGATCGCCGCCGCGACGCGAACACCGCCCGGTCGGCCGGTGGCTAGCGCCGGGTAG
- a CDS encoding NAD(P)H-binding protein, translating to MHVVIGSTGSVGREATEQLLAAGEKVAAVTRDPAAVLPEGARMVLGDPSRPDGPTALPDGVESILLSPRAVGGATAALLSLAADRGARRVVVLSAATVVHPAGERRFAEQFRAVEAAAEESGLAWTFLRCADFAANALAWAPQIRAAGIVRGAYAAATSSPIHHRDIAEVAVRAMVDPEHAGRAYVLTGPQPLDQRDRVRIIGEAVGRDLVFQELAPEQIRQGMLAQGLPEEIPDRLLGSLADYAQSPGPSTDTVERLLGRPARSFAAWAADNAGAFEE from the coding sequence ATGCACGTGGTGATCGGCTCGACGGGAAGCGTTGGGCGAGAAGCGACCGAGCAACTGTTGGCGGCCGGCGAGAAGGTGGCGGCAGTCACCCGCGATCCGGCCGCTGTGCTGCCCGAGGGTGCGCGGATGGTGCTCGGTGATCCGTCCCGGCCGGACGGTCCCACGGCACTGCCCGACGGGGTGGAGTCGATCCTGCTCAGCCCGCGCGCCGTCGGCGGCGCGACAGCGGCTCTGCTGTCGCTGGCCGCCGACCGAGGTGCGCGGCGGGTGGTGGTGCTGTCGGCCGCGACGGTGGTGCACCCCGCCGGAGAACGGCGGTTCGCCGAGCAGTTCCGCGCGGTCGAGGCGGCGGCCGAGGAGTCCGGGTTGGCGTGGACGTTCCTTCGGTGCGCCGACTTCGCCGCCAACGCCCTTGCCTGGGCGCCGCAGATCCGCGCGGCCGGCATCGTACGCGGCGCGTACGCCGCCGCGACATCCTCGCCGATCCATCACCGCGACATCGCGGAGGTGGCCGTCCGGGCGATGGTGGACCCCGAGCACGCCGGGCGTGCGTACGTGCTCACGGGGCCGCAGCCGCTCGACCAGCGCGACCGGGTCCGGATCATCGGCGAGGCGGTCGGCCGGGACCTGGTCTTCCAGGAGTTGGCCCCCGAACAGATTCGCCAGGGCATGCTCGCCCAGGGCCTTCCCGAGGAGATCCCCGACAGGCTCCTCGGCTCGCTGGCCGACTACGCGCAGAGTCCCGGCCCGTCCACCGACACCGTCGAGCGGTTGCTGGGTCGCCCCGCGCGCAGCTTCGCCGCGTGGGCCGCCGACAATGCCGGCGCCTTCGAGGAGTGA
- a CDS encoding MarR family winged helix-turn-helix transcriptional regulator → MTSKASSTAARGRRRATAEVKSGLRELSVHLTLLNRQVGGRLGLKEVDLDCLDLINAHGPLTPTALARQAGLHRATLTGVLDRLERAGWASRDRDPDDRRAVQVRALRDRNAELLGLFAGMNTSVDEICGDYENAELERFADFLHRTAEAGRKAADDLADK, encoded by the coding sequence ATGACTTCCAAAGCATCCAGTACTGCGGCCCGAGGCAGACGACGGGCCACCGCCGAGGTCAAGAGCGGCCTGCGCGAGCTGAGCGTGCATCTCACGCTGCTCAACCGGCAGGTAGGCGGCCGCCTCGGACTCAAGGAGGTCGACCTGGACTGCCTCGATCTCATCAACGCCCACGGCCCCCTGACCCCGACTGCCCTCGCGCGCCAGGCCGGGCTTCACCGCGCCACCCTGACCGGGGTGCTCGACCGGCTCGAGCGCGCCGGCTGGGCATCCCGCGACCGCGACCCGGACGACCGCCGGGCAGTCCAGGTCCGGGCATTGCGCGATCGCAACGCCGAGCTGCTCGGGCTCTTCGCCGGGATGAACACGTCGGTGGACGAGATCTGCGGCGACTACGAGAACGCCGAGCTCGAGCGGTTCGCTGACTTCCTGCACCGCACCGCCGAAGCCGGGCGGAAGGCGGCTGACGACCTGGCCGACAAGTGA
- a CDS encoding GH1 family beta-glucosidase, producing the protein MPTGIERAFPPKFVWGAATAAYQIEGAIDTDGRTPSIWDTFSHTPGRVRSDDNGDIACDHYNRYLEDVALMRDLGLDSYRFSLSWPRITPQVDANALGPVNQKGIDFYSRLVDALLDAGIDPVITLYHWDLPQALEDAGGWPSRTTAERFGEYAAVAAEHLGDRVATFVTLNEPWCSAYLGYASGVHAPGRTDPAAALAAVHHLNLAHGLAVQAIRQQAPTAKVGVTLNLASVRPQTLLDRDTAAARRVDGLQNRVFLDPMLDGHYPDDIIDETGSVTDWSFVRDGDLDAICQPLDTIGVNYYSPTVVRGYDGDGPREESDGHGDGAASAWPASDDIEFPRQPGPYTVMGWSIDPRGLTELLLRVHRQAPGVDLLVTENGAAFDDLVDGEGRVDDPMRVEYLSRHIAAVGDAIEAGAPVRGYFVWSLLDNFEWAYGYTKRFGIVYVDYASQRRVPKTSARWYSDLIARQVRRRG; encoded by the coding sequence GTGCCCACCGGTATCGAGCGCGCCTTCCCGCCGAAGTTCGTGTGGGGTGCCGCGACGGCCGCGTACCAGATCGAGGGCGCCATCGACACCGACGGCAGGACGCCGTCGATCTGGGACACGTTCAGCCACACACCCGGCCGGGTTCGATCCGACGACAACGGCGACATCGCCTGCGATCACTACAACCGCTATCTCGAGGACGTCGCGCTGATGCGCGACCTCGGCCTCGACTCGTACCGCTTCTCGCTCTCCTGGCCGCGCATCACGCCGCAGGTGGATGCGAACGCTCTCGGTCCCGTCAATCAGAAGGGCATCGACTTCTACTCGCGGCTGGTGGACGCGCTGCTCGACGCGGGCATCGACCCGGTCATCACCCTGTACCACTGGGATCTGCCGCAGGCACTGGAGGACGCGGGCGGCTGGCCGAGCCGAACGACCGCGGAGCGGTTCGGGGAGTACGCCGCGGTGGCCGCCGAACACCTGGGCGACCGGGTCGCCACCTTCGTCACGCTCAACGAGCCATGGTGCTCGGCGTACCTCGGGTACGCCAGTGGCGTGCACGCGCCGGGACGTACCGACCCGGCCGCCGCGCTCGCGGCAGTGCACCACCTGAACCTCGCGCACGGGCTCGCGGTGCAGGCGATCAGACAGCAGGCACCTACTGCCAAGGTCGGCGTGACGTTGAACCTCGCGTCGGTGCGACCGCAGACGCTGCTCGACCGCGACACCGCAGCGGCACGGCGGGTCGACGGCCTGCAGAACCGCGTATTCCTCGACCCGATGCTCGACGGGCACTACCCCGACGACATCATCGACGAGACCGGCAGCGTGACGGACTGGTCTTTCGTACGCGACGGTGACCTCGACGCCATCTGCCAGCCGCTCGACACCATCGGCGTCAACTACTACAGCCCGACGGTCGTGCGGGGGTACGACGGCGACGGCCCGCGCGAGGAGTCCGACGGGCACGGCGACGGCGCGGCGTCGGCCTGGCCGGCATCCGACGACATCGAGTTCCCGCGCCAACCGGGGCCGTACACGGTGATGGGCTGGAGCATCGACCCACGGGGACTCACCGAGCTACTGCTCCGCGTGCACCGGCAGGCGCCGGGCGTCGACCTGCTGGTGACCGAGAACGGCGCGGCGTTCGATGACCTGGTCGACGGTGAGGGCCGCGTCGACGACCCGATGCGCGTCGAGTACCTGTCGCGGCACATCGCGGCCGTCGGGGACGCGATCGAGGCCGGTGCTCCGGTACGCGGGTACTTCGTCTGGTCACTGCTCGACAACTTCGAGTGGGCGTACGGCTACACGAAGCGGTTCGGGATCGTGTACGTCGACTACGCCAGCCAGCGGCGCGTACCCAAAACGAGCGCTCGCTGGTACTCGGACCTGATCGCACGGCAGGTACGGCGGCGCGGCTGA
- a CDS encoding carbohydrate ABC transporter permease: MARRQRMANRLGPMGYAMLALTAIAFVFPFYYMIVAGSRPMSDMAQSPPPLTPGPNLWSNISTALEQQQIGLAITNSVIVSTAITVGTVLFCTSAGYAFAKLRFRGRNTLFGFTVATMMIPPTLGVVPLFMIMSDYGLIGTLASVILPTLVTAFGVFFMRQYIAQSLPDELIEAARVDGASSLRMFWSIVLPSARPGMAVLGMLTFMTAWNDFFWPIITLNSDNPTVQVALNNLGSGYVPDTAVIMAGTLVGTAPVLIAFVILGRQIVGGIMAGAVKG; the protein is encoded by the coding sequence ATGGCGCGCCGGCAGCGGATGGCCAACCGGCTCGGGCCGATGGGGTACGCGATGCTCGCGCTGACCGCGATCGCGTTCGTGTTCCCCTTCTACTACATGATCGTCGCGGGCAGTCGGCCGATGTCGGACATGGCGCAGTCGCCGCCCCCGTTGACCCCTGGGCCGAATCTGTGGTCGAACATCAGCACTGCGCTCGAGCAGCAGCAGATCGGGCTCGCGATCACCAACTCGGTCATCGTCTCCACGGCGATCACGGTGGGCACGGTGCTGTTCTGCACTTCGGCGGGGTACGCGTTCGCGAAGCTGCGATTCCGCGGTCGCAACACGTTGTTCGGGTTCACCGTTGCGACGATGATGATCCCGCCGACGCTCGGTGTCGTGCCGCTGTTCATGATCATGTCCGACTACGGGCTGATCGGCACCCTCGCCTCGGTCATCCTGCCGACGCTCGTCACGGCGTTCGGCGTCTTCTTCATGCGCCAGTACATCGCCCAGTCGCTGCCCGACGAGCTCATCGAGGCCGCACGTGTCGACGGCGCCTCGTCGCTGCGAATGTTCTGGAGCATCGTCCTGCCGTCGGCCCGGCCCGGGATGGCCGTGCTCGGGATGCTCACGTTCATGACGGCGTGGAACGACTTCTTCTGGCCGATCATCACGCTGAACTCCGACAACCCCACGGTGCAGGTAGCGCTCAACAACCTGGGCAGCGGGTACGTACCGGACACCGCGGTGATCATGGCGGGAACCCTCGTCGGCACCGCGCCGGTCCTGATCGCATTCGTCATCCTCGGACGCCAGATCGTCGGCGGCATCATGGCCGGCGCCGTCAAGGGATGA
- a CDS encoding carbohydrate ABC transporter permease translates to MTTPTTAPARSRTQAPVPEPKPRRRGRRQREGRVAPYAYLAPFFLVFAAFGLFPLIYTAWISLYDARLGSDMSWVGFENFRWLFTNPEFYNAAWKTVTIGALSTIPQLLLALGLAHLLNYGMRVRMFFRISMILPYATSVAAATLIFGQIFATDGGFANWAMSLAGIEAIDWRNGDWTAQIAISVIVIWRWTGYNALIYLAGMQTISYDLYESAALDGASKWQQFRYITLPGLRPTILFTIVVSTIGATQLFGEPLLFGGGLPNGGSTNQYQTLGLLMYQQGWQFGALGRAAAIAWVSFLLIVVLVLLNTAIARWRMRGTSLLGEEG, encoded by the coding sequence ATGACGACACCCACGACCGCGCCCGCCCGCTCGCGTACGCAGGCGCCCGTCCCCGAGCCGAAGCCGCGGCGACGGGGCCGACGCCAACGCGAGGGCCGCGTCGCGCCGTACGCGTACCTGGCGCCGTTCTTCCTGGTGTTCGCGGCGTTCGGGCTCTTCCCGCTGATCTACACGGCGTGGATCAGCCTGTACGACGCGCGTCTCGGCTCGGACATGTCGTGGGTCGGATTCGAGAACTTCCGCTGGCTGTTCACCAACCCGGAGTTCTACAACGCGGCATGGAAGACCGTGACCATCGGGGCACTCTCGACGATCCCGCAGCTGCTGCTCGCGCTCGGGTTGGCCCACCTGCTCAACTACGGCATGCGGGTGCGGATGTTCTTCCGCATCTCGATGATCCTGCCGTACGCAACGTCCGTCGCCGCGGCCACGCTGATCTTCGGGCAGATCTTCGCAACCGATGGTGGTTTCGCGAACTGGGCGATGTCGTTGGCAGGGATCGAAGCGATCGACTGGCGCAACGGCGACTGGACCGCGCAGATCGCGATCTCGGTCATCGTGATCTGGCGCTGGACCGGCTACAACGCGCTGATCTATCTCGCGGGCATGCAGACGATCTCATACGACCTGTACGAGTCGGCCGCGCTCGACGGCGCGTCCAAGTGGCAGCAGTTCCGCTACATCACGCTGCCCGGCCTACGACCGACGATCCTCTTCACCATCGTCGTCTCCACGATCGGCGCCACCCAGCTTTTCGGTGAGCCACTGTTGTTCGGTGGCGGGCTGCCGAACGGCGGCAGCACGAACCAGTACCAGACACTCGGGCTGCTCATGTACCAACAGGGCTGGCAGTTCGGCGCACTCGGTCGCGCCGCGGCCATCGCCTGGGTGTCGTTCCTGCTGATCGTCGTCCTCGTACTCCTGAACACCGCGATCGCCCGCTGGCGCATGCGCGGGACCAGCCTGCTCGGGGAGGAGGGCTGA